In a genomic window of Mycoplasma iguanae:
- the recU gene encoding Holliday junction resolvase RecU — MQKNRGMLLEKIINTTIDFYLKNGIAIFHKKNLDIVFGKVIKEDKAKKLEQTYLAKKSTVDYYGIYQGQFIAFEAKSVEGNILPLYNIKEHQIKYLEKINAHGGKAFLIILFKEKNAFFMLKPEYLRHSSKKSINYEQIQKEGISLQLNYPGILDFVPLLNLI; from the coding sequence ATGCAGAAAAACCGAGGAATGCTTTTAGAAAAAATTATTAATACAACAATTGATTTTTATTTAAAAAATGGAATAGCAATTTTTCATAAAAAAAATTTGGATATTGTTTTTGGTAAAGTTATAAAAGAAGATAAAGCTAAAAAACTTGAACAAACTTATTTAGCTAAAAAAAGTACAGTAGATTATTATGGTATTTATCAAGGTCAATTTATTGCATTTGAAGCTAAAAGTGTTGAAGGTAATATTTTACCGTTGTACAATATCAAAGAACATCAAATTAAATATTTAGAAAAAATTAATGCTCATGGCGGAAAAGCTTTTTTAATAATTTTATTTAAAGAAAAAAATGCCTTTTTTATGCTGAAACCAGAATATTTAAGGCATAGTTCTAAAAAATCAATCAATTATGAGCAAATCCAAAAGGAAGGAATTTCACTACAACTTAATTATCCAGGAATATTAGATTTTGTCCCACTACTAAATCTAATCTAG
- a CDS encoding holo-ACP synthase: MIGIDITRISRFQNKSENFAKRILSHNEFLEYKKIDDKAYFLALRWAIKEALFKADNTLLSFQKINISKINKKYFYKNFQITTSKEDDYLIACVVKTI, encoded by the coding sequence ATGATAGGAATAGATATTACCAGAATTTCACGATTCCAAAATAAGAGTGAAAATTTTGCAAAAAGGATCTTATCTCATAATGAATTTTTAGAATATAAAAAAATAGATGATAAGGCTTATTTTTTAGCATTAAGATGAGCCATTAAAGAAGCTTTATTTAAAGCTGATAACACACTTCTTTCATTTCAAAAAATAAATATTTCTAAAATTAATAAAAAATACTTTTATAAAAATTTTCAAATAACAACTTCTAAAGAAGATGATTATTTAATCGCTTGCGTAGTAAAAACAATATAA
- a CDS encoding MFS transporter encodes MLIPNLTGNVATAVKSGTGWSDTFFHNSAEPSTIVKQATNYTSTFIRGFGALMVGWLMVKITHKWTVILSFSMILLAIPAIWVPNYWVFIFLRMGLAFGGSMTVILLQPIKSVLNKKAKSMLTTISTYGFSFGAIISLLPFIWSEAINLWFTDHWQLISTIAACSTILVFIGYLFIGKNFLPKEKPKKFTVIDLKHYTHSETEIQWKVIDLLKELKTYVWIILFGLFLTMMVMPTILYMHMFAPKETTFYEQRWIRIWVIISLLGVLIGPFTIGKWLKTSFKRKPYIIFILFIIVFSLGLSFLFWKLKIIWLFLIMGFIFGWLVQSIQGIITYLPHEDPNYKARPKRLVSFYGIIWGFGYWVFTIVNILISAIYDAVNSNSEYVVISIMLLSGIICVLSVIFIKETKPEGKIWALKKKSIKIHKPLD; translated from the coding sequence ATGTTAATTCCTAATTTAACTGGTAATGTAGCAACTGCAGTTAAATCAGGAACTGGATGATCTGATACTTTCTTCCATAACAGCGCTGAACCTAGCACGATTGTTAAGCAAGCAACTAATTATACGTCTACATTTATTCGTGGTTTTGGCGCATTAATGGTTGGTTGATTAATGGTTAAAATTACACACAAATGAACTGTTATTCTTTCTTTTTCAATGATTTTATTAGCAATACCTGCTATTTGAGTTCCTAATTATTGAGTTTTTATATTTTTAAGAATGGGTTTAGCTTTTGGTGGATCAATGACAGTTATTCTATTACAACCGATTAAATCTGTTTTAAATAAAAAAGCTAAATCAATGCTAACCACCATCTCGACATATGGTTTTTCTTTTGGAGCAATCATTTCTTTATTGCCTTTCATTTGAAGTGAAGCAATAAATTTATGATTTACAGATCACTGGCAATTAATTTCCACAATCGCAGCTTGTTCAACTATTTTAGTTTTTATAGGATATCTATTTATTGGTAAAAACTTTTTACCAAAAGAAAAACCCAAAAAATTTACAGTAATTGATTTAAAACACTATACTCATTCTGAAACAGAAATTCAATGAAAAGTTATTGATCTATTAAAAGAATTAAAAACATATGTTTGAATTATTTTATTTGGTTTATTTTTAACAATGATGGTCATGCCAACAATTTTATATATGCATATGTTTGCACCAAAAGAAACTACTTTTTATGAACAAAGGTGGATAAGAATTTGAGTCATTATCTCTTTATTAGGTGTTTTAATTGGGCCTTTTACAATAGGAAAATGATTAAAGACCTCATTTAAAAGAAAACCTTATATTATATTCATCCTATTTATCATTGTTTTTTCTTTAGGTTTATCGTTCTTATTTTGAAAATTAAAAATTATCTGATTATTTTTAATTATGGGTTTCATTTTTGGCTGATTGGTACAATCAATCCAAGGAATCATTACCTATTTACCTCATGAAGATCCTAATTACAAAGCTCGTCCAAAAAGGCTAGTTTCTTTTTATGGAATTATTTGAGGTTTTGGTTACTGAGTCTTTACAATTGTTAACATTTTAATTTCTGCTATTTATGATGCAGTGAATAGTAACTCTGAATATGTAGTAATTTCAATTATGTTACTTTCTGGAATTATTTGTGTGTTATCAGTTATTTTTATTAAAGAAACAAAACCAGAAGGTAAAATCTGAGCTTTAAAAAAGAAATCAATTAAAATTCATAAACCACTAGATTAG
- a CDS encoding segregation/condensation protein A: MNQNLDININNFNGPLDLLLNLIKDKKTNIFDINLVELANEYLRIINELKENNIELVAEYLLMAATLIQIKAKLILQEDQNTDPEINEDQEKILKLLAEYQQFREIAQYLRKQEEQRSLIHIKKTSDYDPYLLEQNSNQINAHSRPETFIRIMQQLFDRINARKILTMNVEHISITPKDQKKFIYQLFEKHQEITFDMILKTPSINHFVITIITLLDMAKQEEILLSQTTQFADIKIYKGQNYGL; the protein is encoded by the coding sequence GTGAATCAAAATTTAGATATTAATATCAATAATTTCAATGGTCCTTTAGATCTTTTATTAAACCTAATAAAAGATAAAAAAACTAATATCTTTGATATTAATTTAGTAGAACTAGCAAATGAATATTTAAGAATTATCAATGAGTTGAAAGAAAATAACATTGAATTAGTTGCTGAATATTTGCTAATGGCTGCAACTTTAATTCAAATTAAAGCTAAACTTATTTTGCAAGAAGATCAAAACACTGATCCAGAAATTAATGAAGATCAAGAAAAGATTTTAAAACTCTTAGCTGAATATCAACAATTCCGTGAAATTGCCCAATATTTAAGAAAACAAGAAGAGCAAAGATCATTAATTCATATTAAAAAAACTTCTGATTATGATCCTTATCTTTTAGAACAAAATAGTAACCAAATTAATGCTCATTCTCGTCCTGAAACTTTCATTAGAATCATGCAACAATTATTTGATCGTATCAATGCGAGAAAAATTTTAACTATGAATGTGGAACACATTTCTATAACTCCTAAAGATCAAAAAAAATTTATTTATCAATTATTTGAAAAGCATCAAGAAATAACTTTTGACATGATTCTTAAAACTCCCAGCATTAATCACTTTGTAATCACTATTATTACTTTATTAGATATGGCAAAACAAGAAGAAATTTTACTTTCACAAACTACACAATTTGCTGACATCAAAATTTACAAAGGGCAAAATTATGGATTATAA
- a CDS encoding lysophospholipid acyltransferase family protein, with the protein MIKIKKILLAPIWVLRLLKFWKISRKYKKDKDAYAPQWRNDFILKRAEKYLKMYNISVEVKGYENLPKTGPVLLTPNHLSEADGFAMLVALKKQSEDKDERNKIATFLAKKELEQGFKSKHTLRIIDTFFIDRKNPRQSLSVLNEFGKFIKEKKTYGLIFPEGTRNKEGKIGEFKGGAFKIAKKEFLPIIPVTINNSFKAKDSSRKNKLKIEVIFHQIIKPMSILGQTNEAIANRVRKIVESKFIEAK; encoded by the coding sequence ATGATTAAAATTAAAAAAATTTTATTAGCTCCAATTTGAGTATTGAGATTATTGAAATTTTGAAAAATTTCACGTAAATACAAAAAAGATAAAGATGCATATGCACCACAGTGAAGAAATGATTTTATACTAAAACGTGCCGAAAAATACTTAAAAATGTATAACATTTCCGTAGAGGTCAAAGGTTATGAAAACCTTCCCAAAACCGGACCAGTACTATTAACACCAAATCATTTATCAGAAGCTGATGGTTTTGCAATGCTAGTGGCACTAAAAAAACAATCAGAAGATAAAGATGAAAGAAATAAAATTGCTACCTTTTTAGCTAAAAAAGAGCTAGAACAAGGTTTTAAATCAAAACATACATTAAGAATTATTGATACCTTTTTTATCGATAGAAAAAATCCTCGTCAATCTTTAAGTGTTCTAAATGAATTTGGAAAATTTATTAAAGAAAAGAAAACATATGGTCTTATTTTTCCTGAAGGTACAAGAAATAAAGAAGGTAAAATCGGAGAATTTAAAGGTGGAGCTTTCAAAATTGCTAAAAAGGAATTTTTACCCATTATTCCTGTTACCATCAATAATTCTTTTAAAGCTAAAGATAGTTCACGTAAAAATAAATTAAAAATTGAAGTAATTTTTCATCAAATAATTAAACCGATGTCAATTTTAGGACAAACAAATGAAGCGATTGCTAATCGTGTAAGAAAAATTGTGGAAAGTAAATTTATTGAAGCTAAATAG
- the scpB gene encoding SMC-Scp complex subunit ScpB — protein sequence MDYKILEALLYFQGEEGLSLWDVKALFEIASIAETRIALKTFQKEFNEQQRGIFIVEFDEVFKLATIEAANKKISQLVNTIKKQRLSNASIETIGIIAYKQPITRSMVSEIRGINSDHIFTSLLAKGMIEEVGIAQSPGNPILYGVTNKFFDYFRIKSLKELPKLMEFDKLSEFDLNSENDNFDLFASQREIEN from the coding sequence ATGGATTATAAAATTTTAGAAGCACTTTTATACTTTCAAGGTGAAGAAGGACTTTCGCTATGAGATGTTAAAGCTCTTTTTGAAATTGCATCAATTGCTGAGACCAGAATAGCCTTAAAAACATTTCAAAAAGAATTTAATGAACAACAACGCGGTATTTTTATTGTTGAATTTGATGAAGTTTTTAAGCTCGCTACCATTGAAGCGGCAAATAAAAAAATTAGTCAATTAGTCAATACTATTAAAAAGCAAAGACTTTCTAATGCTTCCATTGAAACAATTGGAATCATTGCTTATAAACAACCTATAACTCGTTCAATGGTTAGTGAAATTAGAGGTATTAACTCCGATCATATTTTCACTAGTTTACTTGCCAAAGGAATGATTGAAGAAGTAGGGATTGCTCAAAGTCCAGGAAATCCCATTTTGTATGGTGTGACTAACAAATTTTTTGATTACTTTAGAATTAAAAGTTTAAAAGAACTACCTAAATTAATGGAATTTGATAAATTATCAGAATTCGATCTTAATAGCGAAA